GCCCACTGCGCCAGTTGCTGGCGTTCGGGATCAGTCAGCTGCAGGGACGGGGCAATGCGCATAGGCCAGTCCTCCTCTTGGGGAGGAGTATACCCGTACGGTATAATAAGTAAAGCTATTTATGTATCACTACACTAGCGCTTGCGGGCGAGAATCGCGCAATAGACGAGGAACCAGCTAAGGTTAGGCCTTGGTTTTCGACCCCTCACGATTCCGGTTCATTCTGGCGGCCGTGATTCTCCTCTCCCAACTGATCTTCCCCTGGTAGACGCAAGCTCTTGAAAGACTAGGGAGTCTCCTTGCAATGGTCGATTCGAATCCTGTATCATCTCTTGCTTACTCGCACTCGATCTGCCTCTGGACAGTCGTCCAACTCATGAGGCACGGGTGGAGGGGGTTCGTGCATGTCTGGTGACCTTTCCGGATATCGGAAGGAGATTGATCGTATCGACGATGAGATTCTCCGTCTGCTCAATGAGCGGTCGAAGAGCGTCATCGAGATCGGTCATATCAAGAAAGCCCAGGATGCGGACGCCAATCTGCATACCCCTGCTCGCGAAGCCGCCATTATTGAGCGATTAGTCGGTCAAAATACCGGTCCGTTCCCATCAGAAGCCATCCGTCCCGTGTACCGGGAGATCATGTCGGCGTCCCTCTCGCTGGAAGGTCCGCAGAAGGTGGCCTATCTGGGCCCCCGCGCGACGTTCACGCACATGGCCTGCATGCAGAAATTCGGATCGTCGGCCCAATACATTCCGGTCCACAGTATCAAGGAAGTGTTCAACGAAGTGGAGCGGGGCCGCGCGAATTTCGGCGTCGTGCCGATCGAGAACACGACCGAAGGCGTGGTGAACCACACGCTCGATATGTTCATCGATTCGAACCTCCTGATCTACGGAGAAGTGCTCCAAGAGGTCTCCCACCATCTGATGTCTAAGTCCGGGGTGGTGGAAGAGGTGAAGAAAATCTGTTCGCATCCTCAGGCGATCGCACAATGCCGCAATTGGATCGAGACCCATATGCCGCATGTGCTGGTGTCTGAAGTTGCCAGCACAGCCCGCGCTGCGGAAATGTGCCAGGAAGATACCACCATCGCTGCGATTGCTTCGGAGCTGGCGGCTCAGCTCTACGGGCTCAAAGTGATGAAGGCGCGGATCGAAGATAATCTGAATAACTTCACTCGTTTCCTTGTTCTGTCGCAGAAGCCACCGCAACGCACTGGCAAGGATAAGACATCGCTGATGTTGTCGATTAAAGACAAGGTCGGTGCGCTCTATGATTTGCTCCGGCCCTTTGCCTCAAATGGCATCAGCATGACGAAGATTGAATCACGTCCATCCCGGCGGAAGGCATGGGAGTATATCTTCTTCGTCGATGTGGAAGGCCACATGGAAGAAGAGCGTGTGAATCGAGCGATCGAAGAAATCAAAGGCCGCTGCCTTTTTATGAAGATCCTGGGTTCGTATCCGGCCCACAATTAGATCTATGACACTGCGAATTCATCCAGACATTGCCTCGCTCAGCCCCTATGTTCCGGGGAAGCCGATTGAAGAATTGCAGCGTGAGCTGGGCCTGGCTCGCGTGATCAAGCTCGCCTCGAATGAGAATCCGCTTGGACCATCGCCGAAAGCCCTGGCCGCACTTGTCGGGGGGCATGACAGTTTGCATCGGTATCCGGACGGTGGCGCGTATCGATTGCGTCAAGCGTTGGCCGATCGATGGAAGGTCAGCCTCGATCACATTATTCTCGGCAATGGATCAGACGAAGTCCTCGGCCTGCTGGCCCGGACGTTCCTGGCGCCGGGCGATGAAGCGGTGATGGCCGATCAGACCTTCGTGATTTACAAGATGGAAGTCACGGCCGCTCACGGAAAAGCGGTGATCGTTCCGTTGGTCAACTGGACGCATGATCTCGACGGCATGGCCAAAGCGATCACGTCCAAGACCAGGCTCGTCTTTCTCTGCAACCCCAATAACCCCACCGGCACCATGGTTGCCGCCGATGCCGTTGCCCGGTTCATGGCGCAGGTTCCTGAAAATGTGATCGTGGTCTTTGATGAGGCCTATCTCGAATATGTGCGCGATCCGCATTTTCCGGACAGCCTGCAGTATGTGATGCAGGGGCGGAATGCGATTGTGCTGAGAACGTTCTCGAAAATTTACGGTCTGGCCGGGCTGCGGATCGGGTACGGGATTACGACCCCGGAGATCACGAACTGTCTGAACCGCGTGCGGCCGCCGTTCAATGCCAACACGCTGGCGCAGCGTGCGGCTTTGGCCGCGCTGGGCGACGACGAACATGTGGCAAAGAGTCGAGCCGTGAACGCGGCGGGCATGCAGCAACTCGAAAGCGGTTTACGAGCGCTGGGATTTGCCGCGATTCCCAGCCAGGCGAATTTCGTGTATTTCGACGTCAAGCGCGATGGTCGGGCTCTGTTCGATGCCTTGCTGCGCGAGGGCGTGATCGTGCGGCATATTGAAGGTACGATGCTGCGTGTCACGATCGGGCAGACGGACGAGAATGACGCATTCCTGACCTCGTTGAAGAAAGTCTTGCAGTCGAAGTGAAGCAATAGAGAGGGCACCATGATTATCGTCTTGAGACCTGACGCATCTGAACGCGAAGTCGATCACATTATCGATCGGCTGCGAGAGTTGGGACTGAAGTCGCAAATCTCCACCGGTCAGGAGCGCACCATCATCGGGGTGATCGGCGACGATCGGATCTTGCACAATCAGCCCCTGACCGCGTTGCCCGGGGTGGAAAGCGTGTTGCCGATTCTCGCTCCCTGGAAACTGGTGAGCCGGGAATTCAAGAAGGAACCGACCATCATCGATGTGGGCGGAGTGAAGATCGGCGGGAAGAAGCTCGTCATCATGGCGGGCCCCTGTGCGGTGGAGCGCCTCGAACTTACGGTCGGGATTGCCCATGAAGTGAAGGCCGCCGGAGCTTCGGTGCTGCGCGGCGGAGCCTATAAACCAAGAACGTCGCCCTATTCCTTCCAAGGCTTGGGCCGTGAAGGGCTGGACTATCTGCTTGAGGCCAAGAAGCAAACGGGGTTGCCGGTCGTCAGCGAGATTTTGGACACGAGAGACATTGAGCTGTTTCTGGAGAAGGCCGATATCATTCAGATTGGCGCCCGCAATATGCAGAATTTCGAACTCCTGAAGGAGGTTGGTGCTTACGATAAGCCGGTGCTGTTGAAGCGCGGATTGTCGGCGACCATCAAGGAGTTTCTCCTGTCGGCGGAGTACATCATGTCGCGCGGCAATCGCAACGTCATGCTGTGTGAACGCGGCATCCGGACGTTTGAAACCCAGTATCGCAATACGCTGGATCTGGCGGCGATTCCGACCCTGAAAGAGCTGTCGCATCTCCCCGTCATTGTCGATCCCAGCCATGCGACAGGGAAATGGCAGCTGGTGGCGCCCATGTCCAAGGCGGCGATTGCGGCTGGGGCTGATGGCCTGTTGATCGAGGTTCATTCCAATCCGGAATGTGCCTTGTGTGACGGCGAGGAATCGATTAAGCCGTCAAAGTTCAAAGAGCTGATGCACGATCTTGGCAATATTGGCAGAGCGGTCGGGCGAGAAATTTAGTCTGTCACAAATTCTCTCAGGGGAATAGGCCGCGATAGCTCATGGCAGTTCATTTTAAACAGGTCGCGATTATCGGAGTGGGTCTGATCGGCGGGTCGCTCGGGATGATCCTGCGCCGCAAGGGGTTGGCCGATCAGGTGGTCGGCATAGGCCGGCGGGTGGAGAATCTGAAGACGGCCGTCGAGTTGGGCGCAATCGATCGCTATGTCGCCGACCCTCAAGAAGGTGTGCGTGGCGCAGATCTCATAATTCTGGCCACCCCGGTCGATACCTACGACCGGCACCTGAAGGACTGGGCCTCGTGCCTTTCCCCGGGGGCGATTGTGAGCGACGTCGGGAGTGTGAAGGGCTTATTGGTCGAACAGTCCGAAGCCAGCATGCCGGACGGCGTCCATTTCGTCGGAGCGCATCCGATTGCCGGAAAAGAAAAAACCGGTGTGGCGGCAGGAACTGATCAGCTGTTTCAGGGGGCGCGCTGCATCCTGACGCCTACCTCAAAAACCAATGTGGAAGCGTTGGAGCGAGTGCGGGCGTTATGGCAGGAGACGGGCTCGATCGTGCTGACCATGGATCCGCATTTGCACGATCAGATTCTGGGCGCCGTGAGTCATTTGCCGCACGTTGCGGCCTTCGCGCTGATCACAGCGTTGGCGAATCTTCGCGACCGTGAAATTACAACCCTCGACTTGGCCGCTCACTCCGGAGGCGGGCTGCGGGATACGACGAGGATTGCGGCGAGTTCTCCTGAGATGTGGCGGGATATCTTCCTCTGGAATCGCGAGAACGTGGTGCACTTCATCGATGCCTATCAGGAATCGCTCCAGGAATTCCGGCGCTTAGTTCATGCGGGTGACGGGGCCGGGATCGAAAAGGCGCTTGAGCGTGCCAAATTCGAGCGCGAGAAATTGAACGTTCGTCCTTCTGTACCGGTGTAACTGAACGATGGCTTCATTGACGATCACCCCAGGCCGCGCGCTCACAGGGACCATTACGGTGCCCGGGGATAAGTCTGTGACCCATCGCGCGATCATCCTCACGTCATTGGCGGAGGGCGAAAGCCGATTGTCCAGCTACTGTCGCGGGGAAGACTGCTTGAACACGATGCGTGCATTTCAGGCACTCGGCATTCACATTGATGAACAGCCGGACGTGCTTTGCGTGCATGGAAAAGGGATGTGGGGTTTGCGGGAAGCCGATGCCCCGATCGATTGCGGCAATTCAGGGACCGGGACTCGTTTATTGACCGGGCTGTTGGCCGGTCAGGATTTCTTCACGATTTTAACCGGAGACGAGTCGATCCGTCGGAGGCCGATGGGGCGTGTGGTGAAGCCCCTGCGAGAGATGGGCGCGGTGATTGCCGGGCGTAAAGGCGGCGAACTGGCTCCGCTGGCCATTACCGGCGCGCGGTTGCACGGGATTGATTACACCTCGCCGGTGGCCAGTGCACAGATCAAGTCGTCACTATTGTTTGCAGGGCTCTTTGCCGAAGGCACCATGCGGTTTCGCGAGCCGCGCCTGTCCCGCGATCATACGGAGCGGATGTTCCAGTCGTTCGGGATTCCGTTGCGGCA
The sequence above is drawn from the Nitrospira sp. genome and encodes:
- the pheA gene encoding prephenate dehydratase, which gives rise to MSGDLSGYRKEIDRIDDEILRLLNERSKSVIEIGHIKKAQDADANLHTPAREAAIIERLVGQNTGPFPSEAIRPVYREIMSASLSLEGPQKVAYLGPRATFTHMACMQKFGSSAQYIPVHSIKEVFNEVERGRANFGVVPIENTTEGVVNHTLDMFIDSNLLIYGEVLQEVSHHLMSKSGVVEEVKKICSHPQAIAQCRNWIETHMPHVLVSEVASTARAAEMCQEDTTIAAIASELAAQLYGLKVMKARIEDNLNNFTRFLVLSQKPPQRTGKDKTSLMLSIKDKVGALYDLLRPFASNGISMTKIESRPSRRKAWEYIFFVDVEGHMEEERVNRAIEEIKGRCLFMKILGSYPAHN
- the hisC gene encoding histidinol-phosphate transaminase translates to MTLRIHPDIASLSPYVPGKPIEELQRELGLARVIKLASNENPLGPSPKALAALVGGHDSLHRYPDGGAYRLRQALADRWKVSLDHIILGNGSDEVLGLLARTFLAPGDEAVMADQTFVIYKMEVTAAHGKAVIVPLVNWTHDLDGMAKAITSKTRLVFLCNPNNPTGTMVAADAVARFMAQVPENVIVVFDEAYLEYVRDPHFPDSLQYVMQGRNAIVLRTFSKIYGLAGLRIGYGITTPEITNCLNRVRPPFNANTLAQRAALAALGDDEHVAKSRAVNAAGMQQLESGLRALGFAAIPSQANFVYFDVKRDGRALFDALLREGVIVRHIEGTMLRVTIGQTDENDAFLTSLKKVLQSK
- the aroF gene encoding 3-deoxy-7-phosphoheptulonate synthase, giving the protein MIIVLRPDASEREVDHIIDRLRELGLKSQISTGQERTIIGVIGDDRILHNQPLTALPGVESVLPILAPWKLVSREFKKEPTIIDVGGVKIGGKKLVIMAGPCAVERLELTVGIAHEVKAAGASVLRGGAYKPRTSPYSFQGLGREGLDYLLEAKKQTGLPVVSEILDTRDIELFLEKADIIQIGARNMQNFELLKEVGAYDKPVLLKRGLSATIKEFLLSAEYIMSRGNRNVMLCERGIRTFETQYRNTLDLAAIPTLKELSHLPVIVDPSHATGKWQLVAPMSKAAIAAGADGLLIEVHSNPECALCDGEESIKPSKFKELMHDLGNIGRAVGREI
- a CDS encoding prephenate dehydrogenase/arogenate dehydrogenase family protein; this encodes MAVHFKQVAIIGVGLIGGSLGMILRRKGLADQVVGIGRRVENLKTAVELGAIDRYVADPQEGVRGADLIILATPVDTYDRHLKDWASCLSPGAIVSDVGSVKGLLVEQSEASMPDGVHFVGAHPIAGKEKTGVAAGTDQLFQGARCILTPTSKTNVEALERVRALWQETGSIVLTMDPHLHDQILGAVSHLPHVAAFALITALANLRDREITTLDLAAHSGGGLRDTTRIAASSPEMWRDIFLWNRENVVHFIDAYQESLQEFRRLVHAGDGAGIEKALERAKFEREKLNVRPSVPV